Proteins from a single region of Xenopus laevis strain J_2021 chromosome 9_10S, Xenopus_laevis_v10.1, whole genome shotgun sequence:
- the tuba1l.S gene encoding tubulin alpha 1 like S homeolog (The RefSeq protein has 12 substitutions, 5 frameshifts compared to this genomic sequence), whose translation MHVGQAGVQIGNACWELYCLEHGILPDGRLLTDIIRDEDESFSTFFNETSGGKYVPHAVFVDLEPTVIDEVRKGAYRKLFHPEQLISGKEDAANNYARGHYTIGKEIIDSVLERIRKMADQCNALQGFLIFHSFGGGTGSGFSSLLMERLSVEYGRKSKLEFSIYPAPKMSTAVVEPYNSVLTTHTTLEHSDCAFLVDNEAIYDICHRNLDIECPTHTNLNRLIAQIVSSITASLRFDGALNVDLAEFQTNLVPFPRIHFPVVSYAPVISAERAYHEKLSIAEITNACFEPANQMVKCNPRNGKYMACCMLYRGDVVPKDVNVAIASIKSKRTIQFVDWCPTGFKIGINYQPPTVVPGGDQAQMQRAVCMLSNTTAIAEAWARLDHKFDLMYAKRAFVHWYVGEGMEEGEFSEAREDMAALEKDYDEIACDYVEEEDGEEA comes from the exons ATGCACGTGGGGCAGGCAGGAGTGCAGATTGgcaatgcatgctgggagctgtactgCCTGGAACACGGGATCCTGCCAGATGGACGACTGCTCACTGACATAATCAGAGATGAGGATGAATCTTTCAGCACTTTCTTCAA GACTACCCT TATATGTCTACC CCATCCCCTTTGGGGGAATTGCAG TGTGCATAGGGTGGCAGTA ACTGTC ATAGATGAAGTCCGAAAAGGAGCCTATCGGAAGCTTTTCCACCCTGAACAGCTCATTTCAGGCAAGGAAGACGCTGCCAATAATTATGCTCGTGGCCATTACACCATCGGCAAAGAGATTATTGACTCGGTGCTGGAAAGAATCCGAAAGATG GCAGATCAGTGCAATGCACTTCAGGGCTTCCTTATTTTCCACAGCTTTGGAGGGGGCACTGGTTCTGGTTTCTCTTCCCTACTAATGGAACGTCTCTCTGTTGAATACGGCAGAAAATCCAAGTTGGAATTCTCAATTTATCCAGCTCCTAAAATGTCCACAGCCGTGGTGGAACCCTATAACTCTGTCCTCACCACTCACACAACCCTGGAGCATTCGGACTGTGCTTTCCTGGTGGACAATGAAGCCATTTATGACATCTGTCATAGGAACCTTGATATTGAATGTCCAACTCACACCAACCTGAATCGTCTGATTGCCCAGATTGTGTCCTCTATCACAGCTTCTCTCAGATTTGATGGAGCTCTGAATGTGGACCTAGCAGAATTCCAAACCAACTTGGTGCCATTCCCACGCATCCATTTTCCTGTGGTTTCCTATGCTCCAGTTATCTCCGCTGAGAGAGCTTACCATGAGAAGCTTTCCATAGCTGAGATAACAAATGCTTGCTTTGAGCCAGCTAACCAGATGGTGAAATGTAACCCACGAAATGGAAAATACATGGCTTGCTGTATGCTCTACCGTGGTGATGTGGTTCCCAAAGATGTCAATGTTGCCATTGCAAGCATCAAATCCAAGCGCACTATCCAGTTTGTGGACTGGTGCCCAACAGGTTTCAAGATTGGTATCAACTACCAGCCCCCAACTGTGGTTCCTGGAGGAGACCAAGCCCAGATGCAGCGTGCTGTGTGCATGTTGAGCAACACCACCGCCATTGCTGAGGCCTGGGCTCGTCTGGATCACAAGTTTGACCTTATGTATGCTAAGCGTGCCTTTGTGCACTGGTATGTAGGGGAGGGAATGGAGGAAGGGGAGTTCTCCGAGGCCCGTGAAGATATGGCTGCCCTGGAAAAAGATTATGATGAGATTGCTTGTGACTATGTGGAGGAGGAGGATGGAGAAGAAGCCTAA
- the tuba1l.S gene encoding tubulin alpha 1 like S homeolog isoform X1, producing the protein MASTSSHREVISMHVGQAGVQIGNACWELYCLEHGILPDGRLLTDIIRDEDESFSTFFNGLPSGSWLHNQYLRYPIDEVRKGAYRKLFHPEQLISGKEDAANNYARGHYTIGKEIIDSVLERIRKMADQCNALQGFLIFHSFGGGTGSGFSSLLMERLSVEYGRKSKLEFSIYPAPKMSTAVVEPYNSVLTTHTTLEHSDCAFLVDNEAIYDICHRNLDIECPTHTNLNRLIAQIVSSITASLRFDGALNVDLAEFQTNLVPFPRIHFPVVSYAPVISAERAYHEKLSIAEITNACFEPANQMVKCNPRNGKYMACCMLYRGDVVPKDVNVAIASIKSKRTIQFVDWCPTGFKIGINYQPPTVVPGGDQAQMQRAVCMLSNTTAIAEAWARLDHKFDLMYAKRAFVHWYVGEGMEEGEFSEAREDMAALEKDYDEIACDYVEEEDGEEA; encoded by the exons ATGGCGTCGACTTCATCCCAC AGGGAAGTCATTTCGATGCACGTGGGGCAGGCAGGAGTGCAGATTGgcaatgcatgctgggagctgtactgCCTGGAACACGGGATCCTGCCAGATGGACGACTGCTCACTGACATAATCAGAGATGAGGATGAATCTTTCAGCACTTTCTTCAATGGACTACCCT CTGGCTCATGGCTTCATAACCAATACCTCCGTTATCCTATAGATGAAGTCCGAAAAGGAGCCTATCGGAAGCTTTTCCACCCTGAACAGCTCATTTCAGGCAAGGAAGACGCTGCCAATAATTATGCTCGTGGCCATTACACCATCGGCAAAGAGATTATTGACTCGGTGCTGGAAAGAATCCGAAAGATG GCAGATCAGTGCAATGCACTTCAGGGCTTCCTTATTTTCCACAGCTTTGGAGGGGGCACTGGTTCTGGTTTCTCTTCCCTACTAATGGAACGTCTCTCTGTTGAATACGGCAGAAAATCCAAGTTGGAATTCTCAATTTATCCAGCTCCTAAAATGTCCACAGCCGTGGTGGAACCCTATAACTCTGTCCTCACCACTCACACAACCCTGGAGCATTCGGACTGTGCTTTCCTGGTGGACAATGAAGCCATTTATGACATCTGTCATAGGAACCTTGATATTGAATGTCCAACTCACACCAACCTGAATCGTCTGATTGCCCAGATTGTGTCCTCTATCACAGCTTCTCTCAGATTTGATGGAGCTCTGAATGTGGACCTAGCAGAATTCCAAACCAACTTGGTGCCATTCCCACGCATCCATTTTCCTGTGGTTTCCTATGCTCCAGTTATCTCCGCTGAGAGAGCTTACCATGAGAAGCTTTCCATAGCTGAGATAACAAATGCTTGCTTTGAGCCAGCTAACCAGATGGTGAAATGTAACCCACGAAATGGAAAATACATGGCTTGCTGTATGCTCTACCGTGGTGATGTGGTTCCCAAAGATGTCAATGTTGCCATTGCAAGCATCAAATCCAAGCGCACTATCCAGTTTGTGGACTGGTGCCCAACAGGTTTCAAGATTGGTATCAACTACCAGCCCCCAACTGTGGTTCCTGGAGGAGACCAAGCCCAGATGCAGCGTGCTGTGTGCATGTTGAGCAACACCACCGCCATTGCTGAGGCCTGGGCTCGTCTGGATCACAAGTTTGACCTTATGTATGCTAAGCGTGCCTTTGTGCACTGGTATGTAGGGGAGGGAATGGAGGAAGGGGAGTTCTCCGAGGCCCGTGAAGATATGGCTGCCCTGGAAAAAGATTATGATGAGATTGCTTGTGACTATGTGGAGGAGGAGGATGGAGAAGAAGCCTAA